In Vibrio cyclitrophicus, one genomic interval encodes:
- a CDS encoding response regulator, translated as MKKSYASTPRNTLAKLITRIVILVIGVMALSVLIHNYETSSNIVKQETNRTVQQTSSLIQNMFDYRLSVLQIHQDSSSHSETLREYFDTGNEEILSYFFFGVDQREPEHAPDLRFVSTHDGLAWEDGNSQFYGLDESNLKHISDEVSFSSNWHFIKLGTDIGKRHLLARRTPIVDNVTGEVLGQLYIAIVLDNNFSLAESIQQGSNCENIIIEAHGRPVTSTFSGDESYTSADILNYQMYEQLPRHFVTITTIKINAVETPLIIRAVQKNNNFIALEENYQRAIIVVVVVIILMSFFARAWIQRRVSAELDKLMDFTRSASDGEEYNKFDGSNIFEFHHIGCTLEDTFERLSEQNQKFQDLFNFAHSPILVWSEKGDLIQMNPAARMALFDADDNYGPIAQEFEHRMLPNIQMVVQGSKLTGINVPIGEKVFRWNMSAIRVEHGITGVVVQGQDITKLIEAERQADRAREEAEHLANVRADFLAKMSHEIRTPLNGILGVSQLLKRSMNNEDNREQVDVLCNSAEHLLAVLNDILDFSKIEQGQFNIQKKDFRLGELVNTLDSIYRPLCEDKSVEFTIVNHLVDDIEINTDQVRLNQIMFNLLSNALKFTHQGGISVSFELESIFNSEHASLIVRVKDSGIGIDESKIDAVFEPFVQAEETTTREYGGTGLGLTIVKNLVDMLEGDIQVRSVMGLGSEFTIEIPVVVHAKPLLVDVKQQDEVKPEALFSRPLNVLLVEDNHTNAFIAQAFCKKYGMVVTWAKDGLEAIEMAKTITYDLILMDNQLPNLGGVETTQQLRGEIGVSAPIYACTADAQESTRDSFMAAGANYVIVKPIKEESLHQAFVHFKNSYWNNTEH; from the coding sequence ATGAAGAAAAGCTACGCCAGTACACCTAGAAACACTTTAGCTAAACTCATTACGCGTATCGTTATTTTAGTGATAGGCGTGATGGCACTTAGCGTGCTTATTCATAATTATGAAACCAGTAGTAATATCGTAAAGCAAGAGACGAATCGAACGGTTCAGCAAACCTCAAGCCTGATCCAAAACATGTTTGATTATCGTTTGTCGGTGCTGCAAATCCATCAAGACAGTAGCTCCCACAGTGAAACTCTCCGAGAGTATTTTGATACGGGCAATGAAGAGATTCTGAGCTACTTTTTCTTTGGTGTTGACCAACGTGAACCTGAACATGCACCAGATTTACGCTTTGTCTCTACTCATGATGGTTTGGCTTGGGAAGACGGCAACAGTCAATTTTATGGTTTGGATGAATCCAATTTAAAGCATATTTCTGATGAGGTTTCGTTCAGCAGTAATTGGCATTTTATTAAACTGGGGACAGATATAGGTAAGCGTCACTTGTTGGCTCGTCGTACACCTATTGTTGATAACGTTACCGGGGAAGTTCTTGGTCAGCTCTATATTGCCATCGTGCTTGATAATAATTTCTCTTTAGCTGAGTCAATCCAACAAGGCAGTAACTGCGAAAATATCATTATTGAAGCGCACGGTAGACCTGTTACATCGACATTTAGTGGTGATGAAAGCTATACCAGTGCTGACATCCTCAATTATCAAATGTACGAGCAGTTGCCTCGTCATTTCGTCACCATTACAACCATTAAAATCAATGCGGTTGAAACCCCTTTAATCATTCGAGCCGTTCAAAAGAATAATAACTTCATTGCATTAGAAGAGAATTATCAGCGTGCGATCATCGTGGTGGTTGTAGTGATCATATTAATGTCTTTCTTTGCGCGAGCTTGGATTCAAAGAAGGGTCTCTGCGGAACTCGATAAGCTAATGGATTTCACTCGTTCAGCCAGTGATGGCGAAGAGTACAACAAGTTTGATGGCTCTAATATTTTCGAATTCCACCATATTGGTTGTACCCTTGAAGATACCTTTGAACGTTTGTCGGAACAGAATCAAAAATTCCAAGATCTCTTTAACTTTGCTCATTCGCCTATCTTGGTTTGGTCTGAGAAAGGCGACTTGATTCAGATGAACCCCGCTGCTCGTATGGCGTTATTCGATGCCGATGATAATTACGGCCCAATCGCTCAAGAGTTTGAGCATCGTATGTTGCCGAATATTCAAATGGTGGTTCAAGGCTCTAAACTGACGGGGATTAACGTACCCATTGGTGAAAAGGTGTTTCGCTGGAACATGTCTGCCATTCGCGTGGAACACGGCATCACGGGTGTGGTGGTACAAGGGCAAGATATTACTAAGCTTATCGAGGCGGAGCGACAGGCCGATAGAGCAAGAGAAGAAGCAGAGCACCTTGCGAATGTACGTGCGGATTTCTTAGCTAAGATGAGTCATGAGATTCGCACGCCGCTGAACGGTATTCTCGGTGTGTCCCAGTTGTTGAAGCGCTCTATGAACAATGAAGACAACCGCGAGCAGGTGGATGTACTGTGTAATAGCGCGGAACATTTACTGGCGGTACTTAACGATATCCTGGACTTTTCAAAGATCGAACAAGGGCAGTTTAATATTCAAAAGAAAGACTTCCGTTTAGGGGAGTTAGTTAATACCTTAGACAGCATTTATCGTCCGCTGTGTGAAGATAAATCCGTCGAATTTACCATTGTGAATCACTTGGTTGACGACATCGAAATCAACACCGATCAAGTACGCCTCAATCAGATCATGTTTAACCTGCTGAGCAACGCCCTTAAATTCACTCATCAAGGCGGTATCTCCGTCAGCTTTGAGCTCGAGAGTATCTTTAACTCTGAGCACGCCAGCTTGATCGTTCGAGTGAAAGATTCCGGAATTGGTATTGATGAAAGTAAAATTGATGCTGTTTTTGAACCCTTTGTTCAAGCCGAAGAGACCACGACTCGTGAATATGGTGGTACTGGTTTAGGACTTACGATTGTGAAGAATTTGGTCGATATGTTGGAAGGGGACATTCAAGTCCGTAGCGTGATGGGGCTCGGATCTGAGTTTACGATAGAAATTCCAGTGGTCGTACACGCTAAACCGTTACTAGTCGATGTTAAGCAACAAGATGAAGTCAAACCAGAGGCGTTGTTTAGTCGACCTTTGAACGTATTGCTAGTGGAAGACAACCACACCAACGCCTTTATTGCGCAGGCTTTCTGTAAAAAATATGGCATGGTCGTCACTTGGGCAAAAGATGGCTTAGAAGCGATAGAGATGGCGAAGACGATAACCTATGACCTGATCTTGATGGATAACCAACTTCCCAATCTCGGTGGTGTTGAAACCACTCAGCAACTAAGAGGTGAGATTGGTGTGTCCGCCCCTATTTATGCGTGTACCGCTGATGCTCAAGAGTCAACAAGAGACAGTTTTATGGCCGCAGGGGCGAATTACGTGATTGTAAAACCGATTAAAGAAGAGTCGCTACATCAAGCGTTTGTTCATTTTAAAAACTCATACTGGAATAACACAGAGCACTAG
- a CDS encoding PilZ domain-containing protein: MHKDKNLELFRYLKPGTKTAGVLEFGPDDSIPISTLYIGHKEDQYLILELSQKATEALTLRKLTNIDIIVRAITDTELGHIVAFKTNILAHITSPAHLIFLRPPSNFATKPIREHERYKVRLHCEVTFDTLSLDATLVDFSASGCGIFLTQQSDIDVGWKIKVNSDLNEYLDDDLVYKVVSKKRQRQGWLLGIQFPEHLDMSDELKTLLLEQAFVAGSI; this comes from the coding sequence ATGCATAAAGATAAAAACTTAGAACTGTTCAGATACCTAAAGCCAGGTACAAAAACAGCAGGTGTATTAGAATTTGGTCCAGACGACTCAATCCCGATAAGTACACTTTATATCGGACACAAAGAAGATCAGTACCTTATCCTTGAGCTTTCACAAAAAGCGACAGAAGCACTGACGCTGAGAAAGCTAACAAACATTGATATTATTGTTCGTGCGATTACCGACACCGAACTTGGGCACATTGTGGCGTTCAAAACCAATATACTGGCTCATATCACCTCACCGGCCCACCTTATCTTCCTTCGCCCACCCTCAAACTTTGCAACCAAGCCTATTCGTGAGCACGAAAGGTATAAGGTACGTCTCCACTGTGAAGTCACCTTTGATACCTTGTCGCTAGATGCCACTCTGGTCGATTTTTCAGCGTCAGGTTGCGGTATCTTTCTTACGCAGCAATCAGATATTGATGTCGGCTGGAAGATTAAAGTTAATTCCGACTTGAATGAGTACTTAGATGACGATCTGGTCTACAAAGTGGTGAGTAAGAAAAGGCAAAGACAAGGTTGGCTGTTAGGTATCCAATTTCCTGAACACCTAGATATGAGTGATGAGTTGAAAACATTGTTGTTGGAACAAGCCTTTGTCGCAGGTTCGATATAA
- a CDS encoding HopJ type III effector protein gives MELETLLNTLAETPEAVQFEDTMQVIEAHYDFSESEFRNGEVVNAAGQNNGSCKIFAFGLEQGLSAEQTLACFGQFYRNDVLGFPKNTDHQNIRNFMVHGWNGIQFSQRALIAKAK, from the coding sequence ATGGAACTGGAAACCTTATTGAATACTCTGGCTGAAACCCCAGAAGCCGTGCAATTCGAAGATACAATGCAAGTGATCGAAGCTCACTATGATTTTTCTGAGAGCGAATTTCGCAATGGTGAGGTAGTGAACGCAGCAGGGCAGAATAATGGTTCGTGTAAGATTTTTGCTTTTGGTTTAGAGCAAGGCTTATCAGCTGAACAAACACTTGCTTGTTTTGGCCAATTCTATCGTAACGACGTGTTAGGTTTTCCAAAGAATACCGACCATCAAAATATTCGTAACTTCATGGTTCATGGCTGGAATGGTATCCAGTTTTCTCAGCGTGCGCTGATTGCAAAAGCGAAGTAA
- a CDS encoding DUF1289 domain-containing protein: MKTPCRAACKNNGGMCSGCFRTMDEIIGWKGLSEDERVSVMDNLSGASSTHQCPQCNEPAQCDISAGKETCWCFELEKRDTSDIPKAGVCMCRKCLSALPVQ, translated from the coding sequence ATGAAAACACCTTGCCGAGCGGCTTGTAAAAATAATGGCGGAATGTGCAGTGGCTGCTTTCGAACAATGGATGAAATTATAGGCTGGAAAGGCTTATCTGAAGATGAACGAGTATCGGTCATGGATAACCTTAGTGGTGCGAGTTCAACTCACCAATGTCCACAATGTAATGAGCCAGCTCAATGCGATATCAGTGCGGGTAAAGAGACGTGTTGGTGTTTTGAGCTAGAAAAACGAGATACTAGCGATATTCCAAAGGCTGGTGTTTGTATGTGCCGTAAGTGTTTATCTGCCTTGCCTGTTCAGTAG
- the yegD gene encoding molecular chaperone: MFIGFDYGTANCSVAAMVNGEPSLLPLEGNNHYIPSTVFAPTRESVSEHLFRHLNIKPSDAIGEQVLRRAIALNREESIDLVPEDMAFGQAALDLYLEDPRDVYYVKSPKSFLGASGLHDVQVSFFEDLVCAMMANIKHQAELTTQEQIKQAVIGRPINFHGRGGEEANRQAEDILSRAAKRAGFLDIAFQFEPVAAGLDYESTLTENQTVLVVDIGGGTTDCSLLEMGPSWSGKADRTQSLLAHSGQRVGGNDLDIYLAFKQLMSPFGMGSKGISGIDMPLTQFWNPIAINNVEAQKNFYSKENLAALKLLRKEASEPQKLERLMKVYHDTLGYGIVRRAEEAKIALAESSQYRAAINVASELVEVDISVEQMVEAIETPKSKMIELVKEAIQQGQKKPDVIYMTGGSARSPILRAAVQQAVPNVPIVSGNYFGSVTAGLARWAEVCFK, encoded by the coding sequence ATGTTTATTGGATTTGATTATGGAACAGCTAACTGTTCTGTCGCGGCGATGGTTAATGGAGAGCCAAGCCTGTTACCGCTAGAAGGTAACAACCACTATATTCCCTCAACTGTTTTTGCACCTACTCGTGAAAGCGTCTCTGAACACCTATTTCGCCACTTGAATATCAAGCCGAGTGATGCGATCGGTGAGCAAGTACTACGACGTGCGATTGCGTTGAATAGAGAAGAGAGTATCGACCTAGTACCAGAAGACATGGCATTTGGTCAGGCTGCGTTGGACTTATATTTAGAAGACCCTCGCGATGTTTATTATGTTAAGTCTCCTAAGTCTTTCCTTGGCGCGAGTGGGCTACATGATGTTCAGGTGAGTTTTTTCGAAGATTTAGTGTGCGCCATGATGGCAAATATTAAGCATCAAGCCGAACTCACGACTCAAGAGCAGATCAAGCAAGCTGTTATCGGTCGACCAATTAACTTCCACGGTCGAGGTGGTGAAGAGGCGAACAGACAAGCTGAAGACATACTGTCTCGCGCAGCTAAGCGTGCAGGTTTCCTTGATATCGCTTTTCAATTTGAGCCAGTAGCCGCAGGTCTTGATTACGAAAGCACCTTAACTGAAAACCAAACGGTGTTGGTTGTCGATATTGGTGGTGGTACCACCGATTGCTCACTATTAGAAATGGGTCCAAGTTGGTCTGGTAAAGCGGATCGTACCCAGAGCTTGTTGGCACACAGCGGACAAAGGGTAGGGGGGAATGACCTCGATATCTATCTTGCGTTCAAACAACTGATGTCACCTTTTGGTATGGGCAGCAAAGGCATTTCGGGTATTGATATGCCACTAACTCAATTCTGGAATCCAATTGCGATCAATAATGTTGAAGCTCAAAAGAATTTCTATTCAAAAGAAAACTTAGCAGCACTAAAATTACTTCGCAAAGAAGCGTCAGAGCCTCAAAAGCTAGAGCGTTTGATGAAGGTTTATCATGATACTTTAGGTTACGGCATTGTGCGCAGAGCAGAAGAAGCTAAGATCGCCTTGGCTGAATCCTCTCAATACCGTGCTGCGATTAATGTTGCCTCTGAACTGGTCGAGGTGGACATCTCAGTCGAACAGATGGTTGAAGCGATTGAAACACCAAAGTCTAAGATGATTGAGTTGGTCAAAGAAGCGATTCAACAAGGCCAGAAAAAGCCAGACGTAATCTACATGACGGGTGGTTCCGCTCGTTCGCCGATACTTCGTGCCGCCGTACAACAAGCTGTGCCGAACGTACCTATTGTGAGTGGTAACTACTTCGGTTCAGTAACTGCAGGTTTAGCTCGTTGGGCTGAGGTTTGCTTCAAATAA
- a CDS encoding porin, with amino-acid sequence MNKKLLALAISGAVFGTQAVAVELYNEDGTTFSVGGHVSVAVGDVNSDDRLNEDDIGVETVSPRINFGATHDLGNGFTADAKGEWALNMLDGGDESFTTRLGYVGLSHDDYGRAAVGTQWAPYYNVAGVADMPIAFANDFIYDDHGNLGTGRGEEMVSYANAVDFGNAGSLNVGVAWQGRKSDDVSDTNTNEYGNRGQIALNYSIADVTANYAYNTGDVTFGNIAGGSKTADSHVVSATYGSYGSEGLFLAGVYAMNNYMNSSSGVALEETVAIELLASYALSNSLNLSVNYEAVEDDKLSDTVFATTALQAEYNFTSQFVGFAGYQFDLQGSGVYKEKADDQWLLGARYYL; translated from the coding sequence ATGAATAAGAAACTTTTAGCGCTAGCGATTTCTGGTGCAGTATTTGGTACACAGGCAGTTGCAGTAGAACTTTACAACGAAGATGGCACAACATTCTCAGTTGGCGGCCACGTTTCAGTTGCAGTTGGTGACGTAAACAGCGATGACCGTCTTAATGAAGATGACATCGGTGTAGAAACTGTATCTCCACGTATCAACTTCGGTGCAACTCACGATCTTGGCAATGGCTTTACTGCTGACGCTAAAGGTGAATGGGCGTTAAACATGCTTGACGGTGGTGATGAGTCATTCACAACTCGTCTTGGCTACGTTGGTCTTTCTCACGATGATTACGGTCGTGCAGCAGTAGGTACTCAATGGGCACCTTACTACAACGTTGCTGGCGTAGCAGATATGCCAATCGCATTCGCGAACGATTTCATCTACGACGATCATGGTAACCTAGGTACTGGTCGTGGTGAAGAGATGGTTAGCTACGCTAATGCTGTCGATTTCGGTAATGCTGGCTCTCTAAACGTTGGTGTTGCATGGCAAGGTCGTAAGTCTGACGATGTATCAGATACAAACACAAACGAGTACGGTAACCGCGGTCAAATCGCTTTGAACTACTCAATTGCTGATGTTACTGCAAACTATGCATACAACACTGGTGACGTTACGTTTGGTAACATCGCGGGTGGTTCTAAAACAGCTGATTCTCACGTAGTAAGTGCAACATACGGTTCTTACGGTTCAGAGGGTTTGTTCCTTGCTGGTGTATACGCAATGAACAACTACATGAACTCAAGCTCAGGCGTTGCTCTAGAAGAGACTGTAGCTATTGAGTTACTAGCGTCTTACGCGCTTTCTAATAGCCTTAACCTAAGCGTTAACTACGAAGCAGTAGAAGACGACAAGCTAAGCGACACAGTATTTGCTACAACTGCTTTACAAGCTGAATACAACTTCACATCTCAGTTCGTAGGCTTTGCTGGTTACCAGTTCGACCTACAAGGTTCTGGCGTGTACAAAGAAAAAGCTGACGACCAATGGCTACTTGGTGCTCGTTACTACCTATAA
- a CDS encoding fumarylacetoacetate hydrolase family protein, protein MSSVVDQEQLMNSKRTATPTKVLCVGRNYVDHIEELNNAIPDSMVVFNKPSTSVTSSLSSFHQEALHYESEICFIVENGQYSAVGLGLDLTKRELQSSLKAKGLPWERAKAFDGSAVLSRFVPLDNFDLSDLNLELFINCVRVQKGHVEQMLYSPQTILEELSSYTTLLDGDVVMTGTPKGVGAVHRGDIFLGRLKCGDTTLIEIEWVAS, encoded by the coding sequence ATGAGCAGTGTTGTCGATCAGGAACAGCTGATGAATTCGAAACGAACAGCAACTCCAACTAAGGTGCTGTGTGTTGGGCGCAACTATGTCGATCACATCGAAGAACTCAATAACGCAATTCCAGACTCAATGGTGGTTTTCAATAAACCGAGCACCAGTGTTACGTCATCTCTGTCTTCTTTTCATCAAGAAGCGCTGCACTACGAATCAGAAATCTGTTTTATCGTTGAAAATGGTCAGTACTCCGCTGTGGGTTTAGGGCTAGATCTCACCAAACGTGAATTGCAAAGTAGCTTAAAAGCGAAAGGCTTGCCTTGGGAGCGCGCTAAAGCGTTTGATGGTTCTGCTGTTTTGAGCCGCTTTGTCCCCCTTGATAACTTCGATCTCTCTGACTTAAATCTAGAGCTGTTTATTAACTGTGTTCGCGTTCAAAAAGGGCACGTAGAGCAGATGCTTTATTCTCCACAAACTATCCTCGAAGAGTTATCTTCTTACACGACTTTGCTTGATGGCGATGTTGTGATGACGGGTACTCCAAAAGGTGTTGGTGCTGTGCACAGAGGCGATATTTTCCTTGGTCGCCTAAAGTGTGGCGATACGACATTGATTGAGATTGAGTGGGTAGCAAGTTAA
- a CDS encoding LysE family translocator translates to MIDLTILPVYLTAVVALLLLPGPDMLLIASSSMSYGRKVGVFASLGNATSGIILTVLAAMGVSALIAMSPIALKALHLLGGAYLLKMGWDCLRTEQGNAPELNDNFAAKAYYQRALISNLLNPKALVFFVMFLPQFVSTNIEATSGEQMLVLGLLLNVLGLTFNFLLVALVGTIGKSLVENAKFRTYQQKLMGGVFIVLAIWMLSSFFTS, encoded by the coding sequence ATGATCGACTTAACCATTTTACCTGTCTACCTGACTGCCGTTGTTGCACTTCTTCTTTTACCTGGCCCTGATATGTTACTGATCGCGAGCTCAAGCATGAGCTATGGCCGTAAGGTCGGTGTGTTCGCAAGTTTAGGTAATGCAACTTCTGGAATTATTCTGACAGTATTAGCGGCTATGGGTGTATCAGCATTGATTGCGATGAGCCCAATAGCGCTTAAAGCTCTCCATCTGTTAGGCGGCGCGTACTTGTTGAAGATGGGGTGGGATTGCTTGCGAACAGAGCAGGGCAACGCGCCGGAGTTAAACGATAATTTCGCTGCAAAAGCCTATTATCAACGAGCACTGATCAGTAACCTGCTGAACCCCAAAGCCTTAGTGTTCTTTGTGATGTTCTTGCCTCAGTTTGTATCGACGAATATCGAAGCGACTTCGGGCGAGCAGATGTTAGTGCTTGGCTTGTTACTGAATGTCTTAGGTTTAACGTTCAATTTCTTGCTGGTGGCGTTGGTGGGTACTATTGGTAAGTCTCTGGTAGAAAATGCTAAGTTCCGTACTTATCAGCAGAAACTGATGGGGGGCGTATTCATCGTGTTGGCTATCTGGATGTTGTCGTCTTTCTTTACTTCGTAG
- a CDS encoding phospho-sugar mutase, protein MQDAMNWLARDPDPRTREELQHLIDEGMHDELEDRFTQRLEFGTAGLRGKVGCGPNRMNRLVIQETATGLGHYLIEHVANATIRGVVVGYDGRLDSKQFAIDTASVLTALGIKVYLTSNVAATPIVAFGIEHFNAAAAVVVTASHNPPEYNGFKVYWENGAQIIPPHDAGIAAEIDIASTKPLPLMSLSDAETQGKLVWLTEGYYQTYRAAINQSPYVSKEIESANTTITYTAMHGVGAQMAEDLLHDSGFHKVFSVAEQREPDGNFPTVNFPNPEEKGAMDLVVNLAKSVDADIACANDPDADRFAVAVRTEDDSYKMLTGDQVGVLFAHYLLSKPRTKNQLVGNSIVSSTLLEKVANAHGATYFQTLTGFKWLANIGMQLEDENNEFLFAYEEALGYTIGTQVRDKDGLSAIVVFAQLVEELKSQGRTVWDLLAQISFEHGVHTNAQRSIALDPDSPSIGSQLRSAQPKAINGVAISVIEDLQSSLRFFIGGNTEAINLPASDVLIYHLEDGSRIIVRPSGTEPKVKVYYETVTKFEGTETYDDTRLRGEKYMEELIEQHQQELNS, encoded by the coding sequence ATGCAAGATGCAATGAATTGGTTAGCGAGAGACCCAGACCCAAGAACTCGTGAAGAACTTCAACACCTCATCGATGAGGGAATGCACGACGAACTTGAAGACCGCTTTACGCAACGATTAGAGTTCGGAACGGCAGGACTTAGAGGAAAAGTGGGATGCGGCCCAAATCGAATGAACCGTTTAGTCATACAGGAAACAGCAACCGGACTTGGCCACTACTTAATCGAACATGTCGCTAATGCCACCATCCGCGGTGTGGTCGTCGGTTATGACGGACGTTTAGATTCAAAGCAGTTCGCGATTGATACCGCTTCCGTACTCACGGCTTTAGGCATTAAGGTTTACCTAACCTCTAATGTCGCAGCGACCCCTATCGTTGCCTTTGGCATTGAACACTTCAACGCCGCAGCGGCAGTTGTTGTGACGGCCAGCCACAATCCACCAGAATACAATGGTTTCAAAGTGTACTGGGAGAATGGCGCTCAAATCATTCCTCCTCACGACGCGGGCATTGCCGCTGAAATCGATATCGCATCAACTAAGCCGCTCCCTTTAATGAGCCTAAGTGACGCTGAAACACAAGGTAAGTTAGTGTGGTTAACTGAAGGTTATTACCAAACGTACCGCGCTGCGATCAACCAGAGCCCATACGTGAGTAAAGAGATCGAATCGGCGAACACCACTATCACCTATACAGCAATGCATGGTGTCGGTGCACAAATGGCTGAAGATCTTCTCCATGATTCTGGTTTCCATAAGGTGTTCAGCGTAGCCGAGCAAAGAGAGCCTGATGGCAACTTCCCAACCGTCAACTTCCCTAATCCGGAAGAAAAAGGTGCGATGGATTTGGTGGTTAATCTAGCGAAAAGTGTCGACGCCGACATTGCTTGTGCCAACGATCCAGATGCAGACCGATTCGCCGTTGCGGTCAGAACTGAAGATGACTCGTACAAAATGCTCACGGGTGACCAAGTAGGTGTGTTATTCGCACACTACTTGCTGTCAAAGCCACGCACTAAAAATCAGTTAGTTGGAAATAGTATCGTGTCATCAACGCTACTTGAAAAAGTGGCGAATGCTCATGGTGCGACTTATTTCCAAACACTGACAGGCTTTAAATGGTTGGCCAACATTGGCATGCAATTAGAAGACGAAAACAATGAGTTCTTATTCGCTTATGAAGAAGCGCTAGGCTATACAATTGGTACTCAGGTTCGAGATAAGGATGGGCTGTCTGCCATCGTTGTTTTTGCTCAATTGGTTGAGGAGTTAAAATCTCAAGGTCGAACGGTTTGGGATCTTCTCGCTCAAATTTCATTTGAGCATGGGGTTCATACCAACGCACAACGCAGTATCGCGCTTGACCCAGATTCACCATCTATTGGCTCCCAACTTAGGTCAGCACAACCCAAAGCGATAAATGGAGTGGCTATCTCTGTGATTGAAGATCTGCAATCATCTTTGCGCTTTTTTATTGGTGGTAATACTGAGGCGATTAATCTGCCCGCGAGTGACGTACTCATCTATCACCTCGAGGATGGTTCACGCATCATCGTAAGACCTTCAGGCACAGAACCAAAAGTGAAAGTCTATTATGAGACGGTGACAAAGTTTGAAGGGACAGAAACCTACGATGACACTCGCCTGCGCGGTGAGAAGTACATGGAGGAACTGATTGAACAACATCAACAAGAGTTGAACTCATAG
- the coxB gene encoding cytochrome c oxidase subunit II, with product MKRLLVRLVWLLKSFVVLLVSPLVNASSDYNMTQGVTEISGKVYELHMLIFYICCAIAFVVFGVMFYSILRHRKSKGAVAAHFHESTKVEILWTIIPIVILIAMAIPATKTLIAMEDTSQSDLTVKITGSQWKWHYSYFGEDVEFFSLLATSDKEIEGLEVKGAHYLLEVDKPLVLPIDRKVRFLMTSDDVIHSWWVPAFAVKKDTIPGFINEAWTKIDEPGVYRGQCAELCGRAHGFMPIVVHAMEEDEFDAWLAEQKELAIAEQQAAKDALDASLSLEELNTIGAEVYKTRCAVCHQANGEGIPGAFPAIKGSPIALGDVDVHIDTIVYGRGGTAMQTFDNQLTEKEIAAVVTYQRNAWGNDTGDIVQASDVNAYKTKQEGGGQTGVEQGSTDEAQNDAKEQL from the coding sequence TTGAAAAGATTACTGGTTAGGCTAGTGTGGCTTTTGAAGAGTTTTGTTGTGCTTTTAGTATCGCCTTTAGTGAACGCAAGCAGTGATTACAACATGACTCAAGGTGTTACTGAGATTAGCGGTAAAGTGTATGAACTTCATATGCTGATCTTCTACATCTGCTGCGCGATTGCCTTCGTTGTTTTTGGTGTGATGTTTTATTCGATTTTGAGGCACAGGAAATCAAAGGGCGCAGTTGCTGCCCATTTTCACGAAAGCACGAAAGTGGAAATTCTTTGGACCATCATCCCTATTGTCATCCTCATCGCTATGGCGATACCCGCTACTAAAACCTTGATAGCGATGGAAGATACCTCCCAATCAGATCTGACCGTTAAAATCACTGGTTCACAATGGAAATGGCATTACAGCTATTTTGGTGAAGACGTCGAGTTTTTCAGCCTTCTAGCGACCAGTGACAAAGAGATTGAAGGTCTCGAAGTGAAAGGCGCACATTATCTGCTAGAAGTTGATAAGCCGCTTGTACTGCCTATTGACCGTAAAGTCCGTTTCTTGATGACTTCCGATGATGTTATTCACTCATGGTGGGTGCCAGCGTTTGCCGTTAAGAAAGACACCATTCCGGGCTTTATCAATGAGGCTTGGACAAAGATAGATGAGCCTGGTGTCTACCGAGGGCAGTGTGCAGAGTTGTGTGGCCGCGCTCATGGTTTCATGCCGATAGTGGTACATGCTATGGAAGAAGATGAGTTTGACGCATGGCTAGCAGAACAGAAAGAGTTGGCGATAGCCGAACAACAAGCCGCGAAAGATGCATTAGATGCGTCACTTTCTTTGGAAGAGTTGAATACCATCGGTGCAGAGGTTTACAAAACTCGATGTGCGGTTTGCCACCAAGCTAACGGTGAGGGCATTCCCGGAGCATTCCCTGCCATCAAAGGAAGCCCTATTGCCCTTGGAGATGTGGATGTTCATATCGACACTATTGTTTATGGTCGTGGCGGAACGGCGATGCAAACATTCGATAATCAGTTAACTGAGAAAGAGATCGCAGCGGTAGTAACTTATCAACGAAACGCTTGGGGTAATGACACCGGTGATATTGTTCAGGCTTCAGATGTTAATGCTTACAAGACCAAGCAAGAAGGCGGTGGACAAACAGGTGTAGAACAAGGCTCAACGGATGAAGCACAAAATGATGCTAAGGAGCAGTTATGA